The Aedes albopictus strain Foshan chromosome 2, AalbF5, whole genome shotgun sequence region ttcctttggtggaactgtcccacgcgcgctgccatttgatcaaagaggccatcctggcagtcctgcgtatgcctcttgtgccgtgcatttcgaagcactccatgtcctcactgataagaatgctgataggcaccataccagtaatgacgcagagagtgtcgtgtgacacggtacggtacgcgctcgcaaccctcaggcacataagcctgtaagtactttccagcttccgtcggtagcatttagtacttagcgcggtgccccacgccgggccgccatacctaagtatggacgtagcaacactagccagaagcttgcgcttactggcgtacacctcagagctattggacatcatccgggacagtgcggcaatagctgtggaggctcttttacaggcataatcgacgtggctaccgaaggtaagcttatcgtcgatcatcacgcccaagtgtttgacggagcgctttgacaggatagtgcactctcctacactgatctccgtctgctgctccgacttcaggttgttcacaaccgtcacctctgtcttgtggtgagccagctccagtttcctggaccgcatccacgtctccacaaccttgatcgagtggttggtagtcaactttacctcctcgatcgtttcaccgttgaATTCGaccgtaatgtcgtcggcaaatccgacaatcaccactcccactgggtactctaacctcaacacctcgtcgtacatggcattccataacaccggatccaggatggaaccttgcgggactcctgtggttatgtgaaagcacttccgacccacctccgtgtcgtagactagtacacgattctggaagtaacttccgagaatcttgtacaggtactccgatatcccagacgcaagagcgcatcggcaatagcagaccagctggcgctattaaacgtattccttacatccagagtcactaccgccaaaagcgaattcccctcctcttaggcttgagtgctttctcggcggtttttgtaaccgacaagatagcgtctacggtggacctccccttccggaagccgtacttgtTGCTCGAAacaccattttcgccctcagtgaacctcaacattctattgaggatgattttttcgagcaccttccccgccgtgtcaaccaagcatattggtctatatgccgacgggtctccgggtggtttccccgcctttggcaatagtaccaggctctcttccaagcttctgggaaaactccctcgtccaggcatttctgcatagcagacctgaacatctcaggagcctctgcaatagctacttcacagacaaacagacgtaacacttgcgaaatttccatcgaccacactttcaacgatcattttaaattttcatagttgtggttttcacaaccagaggcgcgcgcatcgtttttctatgcgtttgacgtttctcactagtgccttctgttgacaatattgcacaacacagtgattcgtgcaacttttccaccaggtgatggtagtgtgaactgggcgatggatttccatgaaactcgtttaaggtgttacgtctgtttgtctgtggctacttttaaggccaggttcggaactccgtgcggacctgggaccttacctacgctaagggacttagctatccccgcaagttccacattggtgaccagggatgggaacactcacttgcgaagagttacactcacttgctgttttctcagctcagaagtgtgctatcaaaaaacgatgtatggacgacttttgtcttttggttttgtctaaaagtttgccgaacaaagtatgggtcgcacacgcatatcgaatacgtgagggagctgcgaaggcaactctccacgaggtgaatgtaaattacactcacctcgtggagagtcgctttcgcagctctgtcacgacttaggtatgggtttgcgacccgtactctattcgacaaacttttagacaaaaccagaagccaaaagtcgtccatacatcgtttcttgatagcacgcttctgggctgagaaaacagcaagtgagtgtaactcttcgcaagtgagtgttcccatccctgttggtgaccctctcctcatcgccagcctcagtccccggctgtcctacgaaaggaggccaaggactaggatcatgacgcggaaaaagtcctccaatgatcccctccaacatctctggagattgctctgtaggagccatcacacctctcgtcttggccataacgatccgggttcgtattggcactctgacagagaccctcaaagcaggcctttttgcttgctcttatctcggtcttaagcgcggcttttgcagcggcgaacaccacccgccgttcgtttcgctcttcctctgatcgtgctcgctgcatccgccgcctagcccgtaggcaggcgcggcgcaggtccgcaatcgcgtcggtccaccagtaagccggtggcctcccatttctagggtggactcgcctaggcatggtcgcatcacacgcacgtgagagcactgttaccagctcgtcgccgtctaaaccgattaagtttcgctcacggcggagcgcctccctaaataccccttcgttgaagtatgatgtcttccacctgcgagggcttggccttggcctagctgcttcttcttctatccgctgtctgctgttgttgtagtcgatactgtagcgaaccgccaggtggtcgctgtgagtgtagccatcatctactctccatttcgaactaggccaggactacaaaaggtcacgtcaataattgactccgctccgtttcgactaaaggtactcttggtaccgacattagcaaagtcgacatctaagatggccagtgtttctagcaagaTCTGACCCcgttggttcgtgaaacggcttccccattccacggcccaggcattaaagtcacgcgctattaccaccggccttcgccctgttagcacggtcgtaaGGCGgttcagcatttgcgtgaactgctcgatcggccaccgcggaggcgcataacagctacagaagaagaccccgtttactttggcgaccacgaagccctcataggtagtagacaccaactcctggacggggtgtttacccgtcgtccatatcgccgccatttttctggtcccatccgcgacccagttgccgttgccgatgggtactcggtatgggtccgatatgatggcgatatccgtctcccactcagaaaccgcctgacaaagcagttgctgagccgcatcacagtggttcaggttcagctgcgttacctgcactgtgatttgttgttcactgcggctttcttgaaggccgggcaccttggaccacccatcggatgtctgttgttcgaggatttcccggtacagatcatgcagatgggcggactcgtgcagctttgggccttatgaccttcagcgccgcatcgcctgcacagtttgcgcctgtcggggcctttgcagtcccacggcttgtgtcctggttccagacacctgaagcaaacctctggtggctcgtggaatgtcaggtaacatacacaccaacccacctttatgctccctactttaacggactttttgacgtccgccacaggtagctgaaccaaagctatctgtgtccttgCTGGCCTTTTCCGTAgtttaacggctgcggcggccacctgcacatcgcactgttgccgcagtgccgtgacgagctcttccacttcggtgatctcatcaatgtccttgaccttcagagtcgcctcatgtgtcagagccctcatctgcacaccctcaccaaggacctcttctgccagccttttatgGGCGGCgctcttgtgctccttctggcgcttcagctccaggatcatctcgcccgtacgagtacttggactgttccgtcttgatgacgatcgaaattccttttgagattcttctggGAACTCGTCCCGcgttttctctcggaatttcttctaggattactACAGTAGTTGCTGGAtaactccaaaagttctttcgtgAATTTCTCAGAGGTTagtttaaaattcttccagaggcgCCCTCTGGAATAATTAAAAAGTTTCTTCTTAAATGTCTAAAGAGATTAAACCTGAGATTCCAGGTACTCTGtgcagaattccgccaggaatttattctgtgattcctccaggactaccgacttttcgaaccctcttagcagaataccctcttcgaatgaatgtaatcagttattgtattgttcgtgcagttgttaatcggaattttcgacacgcgaaaatcgatttttctcctaaaccgtttGTCGGACGTATGTcggacacagtgcgctggatagaggaccaggtccgctgtccagcgctctacgtccgacgttaggtttcacgtgtggattttgagaaaaatcgattgtcgggtgtggggaaacttcgggtttcaaccacgACGCCATtaccatttaattccgccctcgtttgcttatcctttgataaTATACGCGTAttagactaccacttgtaatcttcctcagtcagTTATCTACTCAATGTGGATAACTGACATTgacgaagattacaagtggtagtcgaaatacacgtTTATTTCTGGAGTTTTTAAAAAGAACTCCTTACGAGATTCATTCGAAAAATCCCTCtacgatttctttaggaatgtcttccgggattcctccagaaattatttccgaAGTTGCCCCGGTAATTCTATCCGAGATTCCTCAAGCAgtcccttctgagatttctctagaagtttcttcgaacagtccccaaggaatttcttgcAGGACTTCCCCATTTGAGGTTTTCACCTTCTGTGATTCCACCAGGACCTTttttaggattactctagatgtTCCTTTTAAAGCTTCTCCTCCAGCATTATTTTCTGAGATTGAccagtagtttcttctggaatcccttaTGAATTCCTTCTgccatttctctagaagttcttcctgagACTCAACaggtagtttcttctgggaatcctcctttTAAGGAGTTCTTCTGATATTTGTTgtggaattctttttgggattcacttagaagttccttctaggattccttcaagagctccttcACGGATAGGCATTCCTACAGGTGTcctgggattcttggaggaagctcggtgcgaattcctggaggaatctcgaaacgaatttctggaggaatcttggagaaatctcagtcgGAATTCTAATAGGAATCTCAGAACaaatggaggaattttgaaacaaattcttgaagaagtcccggaaagattttttggaggaatcctggaagaattccctgtagaaatccaggaaggaatttttgaacaaatttcgaaaaaaaaatctctggagaaatcccttaattagttcctcgaggaatcttaGAACAAATTCCGTGAAAAATCTcagaactcctgaggaaatcccagaaggaatcttaaGAGGGATATCggaaggagttcccagaggaaacccagaagtaaatcctgaaggaattcgaaaTGATACCTCTTTacgaatcacagacaaacagacgtaacacttgcaaaatgtccatcgaccacgctttcaatgatcattttaaattttcatagttgtggttttcacaaccagaggcatcgtttttctatgcatttgacgtttcaagctagcgccttctgttgacgatattgcacaacacagtgattcgtgcaacttttccaccaggtgatggtagtgtgaactgggcgatggatttccatgaaaatcttcaaggtgttacgtctgtttgtctgtggtctatcGTTCCTGATTCAgtcattcaaaatcatgaagattgatatgtcgcacggcatattTAGGTTAAAAACCAGAAGGTATAAATTTAAATTCAACATGATTTCTTAatttgtagtccgtccaaagtctaacaccgtacatcaaaccgtttttaattggATTTTGTTTAAGATTTtatttatagaggcattttaaaatcttcccctgtgtggGATAGAggagaggcttgcatcaaaaacataacctcacagacaaacagacgtattgttcgtgcagttgaaaatcggaaattttgacacgcgaaaatcgatttttctcctaaaccgtgtgtcggacgtacgtcgggcacagtgcgctgcatagagggccaggtccgctgtccagcgcactacgtccgacgttaggtttcacgtatggatgttgagaaaattcgattgtcggatgtgcggaaacttcgggtttcaaccgcgacgacaataacacTTGcgcaatttccatcgaccacgcttttaatgaccattttaaattttcatagttgtggctttcacaaccagaggcgcgcgcatcgtttttctatgcgtttgaagtttctcactagcgccttctgttgacgatattgcacaacacagtgattcgtgcaacttctccaccaggtgatggtagtgtgaactgggcgatggattttcatgaaaatcgttcaaggtgttacgtccttggttacgtctgtttgtctgtgacaacctcatcgaattctcatacgatttgtaaacattgccctcaattttttttgagggcaaggacggctttatggaccgacgccgaaggaaagaaagagaaggagacagtgatgacgtcagcgtgcaggCGCtcatagggatttttcaaaacatcatcgctctccttcttcttcttcttcttcatatgCAACaacaaatctggcgttcgatttgaataggtcgaatctacataggaaacacagcaaacttaggacctattcaaatcgaacgcctgaaaTCACCAATCAAGAAAGCGATGAAGCAAATTTCCGTTTGAGAAACGCTCTAATTTTATAGCAACTGCACAGCAGCGACACCAATATTTGACATCAGGGGTCTGTTGTTATTTTTTCGATCTGCGAGCGAAGTGACGTTTCTCCGCAACATCCACGTCAAATGGTTTGATTTACAGAAAATCTTTCTGAAGTGCTACCAAATTtgtgaaaataaggaaaattcGTCAATAAATATCAATTGATTTTAAATAAAATGGATTCGCTAATGGTAAGTAATCATGGGATAATAAAACTTCCATAAAAAATCCAATTATCGTGGTGAAATTTGACTCTTACAGGAACCAACCCTCTACACGATCAAGGGAATGTGCATCCTGGACAACGATGGCAATCGGATATTGGCCAAGTATTACGACAAGAATGTGTTCCCCACCGTGAAGGAACAGAAAGCGTACGAAAAGAACCTCTTCAACAAAACGCATCGAGCCAATGCGGAAATCATCATGTTGGACGGACTGACCTGCGTCTACAAGAGCAATGTCGATCTGTTCTTCTACGTGATGGGCAGCACGCACGAAAACGAGCTGATCCTGCTTTCAGTGCTGAACTGCCTGTTCGATACGGTCACCATGATCCTGAAGAAAAATGTGGAGAAGCGAGCGGTGCTGGAAAATCTAGATGTTGTAATGCTGGCCTTTGATGAAATTTGTGATGGAGGGTGAGACATTCCTTTGCTTATGACTAATGCTAATGTTTGGCTAATTCGTGTTTACCCAATTTGTCACAGAATAATCCTAGATGCGGATCCATCGTCGGTGGTGAAGCGGGTAGATCTACGAAACGACGACATTCCAATCGGAGAGCAAACCGTTGCGCAGGTAACTAATGCAATCCATGGGCTTTTTTGGTGATCCAAGCCAACCCTCTCGACGCTAAATTCACAACACTGTGCACGACAGTAAAAACTCAAGTTTTGAGATAAAACCATTTCGCAATAATAGAACGTACTACGTAGGATTAGTTTTCATCTGTAGAAATTGGCCATTAAAAGCTCATTTTGCATAACGAAATCTCAAACATGTTTGTTTTATTTAGGTAAACTTTTCTCTTTCTTTTGCAGGTTCTGCAGTCCGCAAGAGAACAGTTGAAATGGTCTCTACTAAAGTAATACGAGTAACCTGGTAAAAGTTCGTGAAAAATTTCTATTACTATATTAACGTAAAATAAGGTAACATTTTATTAAGTCAGAAGCATTCTTATAAACGGCAAATCAAGAGAAAATATAGAGGAATATAAAATTGAGGTTTTTACGTCACTTTATTTTTCCGATTCCTTtttataggttttttttttgcaggcggGAAGTCACGCATTACCGGTTGAAGTACGTTTTCTCATTCCATATAATATTATACCATCAAAAAGGCATGGCTGAGGCTGTGTAACGCGACATGTAGACACCATTATGTAGCCACTTCTATTCTtacctcacagacaaacagatgtaatgtAGTAGGCTACAAATGATATGTTGCTATCGAAGTAGACTAAGGATAATAGAGAGTTATCCTGTCACTTCTATCTTATCACCGAAGCAAGAAGACGTGCATTATTTAGCACTCCTACATGTAACACTGtgatgattcccatcgtacacctaTTAAACACTatataaaaatttgatagttggccaactgcccactcgtggcgctcgcatcgcttttgttcgagtttgacgtttgaattgaaaaatgttcagtgttacatctgtttggtTGCGCTTACCTCATCGCGGAAGCGGAAGGGCTACGAGCAACCTttaggccgcacgggacgacgtgtaatttttgctATTGTTTACGATACGATGGTCACTCGCGACACTGACCCGTGGCACGCTCCGTGATATGATCACGACGGTCGAAATCACAACCGTGGGAGGAAAAAACAGTTCAAAATCACTAGCGAAAAAGTCCACTAtgcgaaaacgacgacgacgacggggttaTTAGACTCGATTTGGTCACTTCGGACTGGCCGACCGACGATGTAGCAAAATGCGTGCATTCGATTTCAATTGCTTTTATTAACTGACTGTGTTGTGTGGTTCGACATGGTGCTAGAGCATCGATCTGTTCGGCGATCGAGTGCGTGTGTAGTGTGTTGGTTGTAGGGTAGATACAATAATTGTTGGTGAGCGGTTTTAATTATACAATTCAAATTTATTAGTGGTAGATCGTAACATGCCGGCCGCCGTTGAAGCCAACCGGTTCAACCATCATCTTCGGCTTCGTGACTTCGACTTGTACTGACTGCGATGCTGTCGTCCTTCGGTTCGTCCTCGGCAGGAGCTATCGGCAGGACGGCGATCTCTGTGACCGCTCGCTTGTACTGTCCGGAA contains the following coding sequences:
- the LOC109404370 gene encoding coatomer subunit zeta-1 yields the protein MDSLMEPTLYTIKGMCILDNDGNRILAKYYDKNVFPTVKEQKAYEKNLFNKTHRANAEIIMLDGLTCVYKSNVDLFFYVMGSTHENELILLSVLNCLFDTVTMILKKNVEKRAVLENLDVVMLAFDEICDGGIILDADPSSVVKRVDLRNDDIPIGEQTVAQVLQSAREQLKWSLLK